A single genomic interval of Bacillota bacterium harbors:
- the sigI gene encoding RNA polymerase sigma-I factor, with protein MGTRESELLSSVRKAQEGDEEARNLLIQAYTPFILKIAAATCGRYLKVGEDDEASIAMIAFNEAINNYDQERNVSFLSFSEILIKRRLIDHYRKENKGSKVIPLSSLEDREGEGDIGFVTLAQRQAAQLFQEQREASERRAEILQFTQILKEFGISFRELVQISPRHEDARVRAIEVAFVVAGCREYRNHLLTKKELPLKKLEKHVKVSRRTLERQRKYIIAVALILIYDLAYLKEYLAKPSGMGGGNDE; from the coding sequence ATGGGAACTAGGGAGTCCGAATTGCTCTCTTCCGTCAGAAAGGCCCAGGAGGGCGATGAAGAAGCGCGGAACTTGCTGATTCAAGCTTATACGCCCTTTATTTTAAAAATTGCGGCGGCTACCTGTGGCCGTTATTTAAAAGTCGGCGAGGATGACGAAGCGAGCATCGCCATGATCGCTTTTAACGAGGCAATTAATAACTATGATCAGGAGCGTAATGTTTCTTTTCTTTCCTTTTCCGAAATCTTGATTAAGCGGCGCTTAATCGACCATTACCGGAAAGAAAACAAGGGAAGCAAAGTAATCCCTCTCTCCAGTCTCGAGGACCGGGAGGGGGAAGGCGATATCGGGTTCGTAACCCTTGCCCAGCGCCAGGCGGCCCAGTTGTTTCAGGAACAGCGTGAAGCTTCGGAGCGGCGGGCTGAAATCCTCCAGTTCACGCAAATCCTCAAGGAATTCGGAATTTCTTTTAGGGAACTGGTCCAAATTTCGCCCCGCCATGAGGATGCCCGCGTGCGGGCCATCGAAGTGGCGTTTGTGGTTGCAGGGTGTCGTGAATACCGGAATCATTTATTAACCAAAAAGGAACTCCCTCTGAAAAAGTTAGAAAAGCACGTAAAAGTAAGCCGCCGTACCCTCGAGCGGCAGCGGAAATATATAATTGCTGTAGCATTGATTTTAATTTACGATCTTGCCTATCTCAAGGAATATCTTGCAAAGCCTTCCGGGATGGGGGGTGGAAATGATGAATGA
- a CDS encoding MBL fold metallo-hydrolase — translation MVKLVVREVAEKVFLIDAFDMGILNRTSVYLVRDERSALIDTGAAHSRNCVSRGLQETGLGSGELQYLILTHIHVDHAGGAGWLLELFPDARVIVHPKGAPHLAAPADLKAATQKARMAHPFHPCEFLPIPEEKIATAKDAQRVPLGKRTLTLLETPGHASHCLCIHDDLTNGIFVGDSLGVKIDHVRDHQKYEIFLPAMVPPRFEPQEALRSADKLAALRPKWFYYSHFGASPETGRLLAKYRNVVGRALELAENLIKEGADETTACTHLYNWLLRDVLEIPQEVLGKITAEIKLSLELNIHGLVRYIAGKRGA, via the coding sequence GTGGTTAAGCTGGTTGTTCGGGAAGTAGCAGAAAAGGTGTTTCTCATCGATGCCTTTGACATGGGGATTCTCAACCGGACTTCGGTTTATCTTGTGCGTGATGAAAGATCCGCCCTCATTGACACGGGAGCGGCGCACAGCAGGAACTGCGTAAGCCGGGGGTTACAGGAAACCGGTCTTGGCAGCGGTGAACTCCAGTATCTTATTTTAACCCATATCCACGTTGACCACGCGGGAGGTGCAGGCTGGCTCCTGGAGCTTTTTCCGGACGCCCGGGTGATCGTCCACCCGAAAGGCGCTCCCCACCTCGCGGCTCCTGCTGACTTGAAGGCGGCTACACAGAAGGCCCGCATGGCACACCCCTTCCATCCCTGCGAGTTCCTGCCCATCCCTGAAGAAAAGATTGCGACGGCAAAAGACGCCCAGCGTGTTCCGCTCGGTAAAAGAACCCTGACCCTCCTGGAGACCCCGGGTCACGCCTCCCACTGCCTCTGCATTCACGATGATCTCACAAACGGCATTTTCGTCGGGGACTCCCTGGGCGTCAAAATCGACCACGTGCGGGATCATCAAAAATACGAAATCTTCCTCCCCGCGATGGTACCCCCGCGCTTTGAGCCGCAAGAAGCGCTGCGCAGCGCGGATAAGCTGGCCGCTCTCCGGCCAAAATGGTTCTACTATTCCCACTTCGGAGCATCCCCGGAAACAGGGCGTCTCCTGGCAAAATACCGGAACGTCGTGGGAAGAGCCCTCGAGCTTGCGGAAAACCTCATAAAAGAGGGGGCAGACGAAACAACCGCCTGCACCCACCTTTACAACTGGCTCCTCCGGGATGTGCTGGAAATCCCCCAGGAAGTTTTAGGTAAAATAACCGCAGAAATAAAGCTTTCCCTTGAGCTCAACATCCACGGGCTTGTCCGCTACATTGCCGGAAAAAGAGGCGCCTGA
- a CDS encoding EamA family transporter — protein MLDKTLGLVVTNVVLLVAGQILWKTGVNRLGSLDLSALPRLFVSPWIWGGILLFGAATVIWLAALSRAALSTLYPLQSLAYILGMAAGVVLFHEKVSWTGWFGGCLILIGIYLIAKSGL, from the coding sequence ATGTTGGATAAAACACTGGGGTTGGTGGTAACCAATGTCGTCCTTCTAGTGGCGGGCCAGATTCTCTGGAAAACGGGGGTTAACCGGCTCGGCAGTCTCGACTTGAGCGCGCTCCCCCGTCTCTTTGTTTCTCCCTGGATTTGGGGCGGAATTCTTCTTTTTGGCGCAGCCACAGTCATCTGGCTGGCCGCCCTTTCCCGCGCCGCCCTGAGCACCCTTTATCCCCTGCAAAGCCTGGCTTACATTCTTGGAATGGCAGCCGGGGTAGTGCTTTTCCACGAAAAGGTGAGTTGGACGGGGTGGTTCGGCGGGTGTCTGATCTTAATCGGAATCTACCTGATTGCTAAAAGCGGACTGTAA
- a CDS encoding type II toxin-antitoxin system Phd/YefM family antitoxin, with the protein MPQIRPVSDLRNNFAEISRVVHETSEPVFLTKNGYGDMVVMSFEAYEKLQFESEIYFKLKEAELQAKLINQRFCHKEVFDSLRQTLQKKADGKNV; encoded by the coding sequence ATGCCGCAGATCAGACCGGTATCCGACTTGCGGAATAATTTCGCCGAGATTTCAAGGGTCGTCCACGAAACTTCCGAGCCTGTGTTTCTGACTAAAAACGGATATGGCGATATGGTTGTCATGAGTTTTGAAGCCTATGAAAAGCTGCAATTTGAAAGTGAGATATATTTCAAGTTAAAAGAAGCGGAGCTACAAGCAAAACTAATAAATCAGCGATTTTGCCATAAAGAAGTGTTCGACAGCTTGCGGCAGACCCTGCAGAAAAAAGCGGATGGCAAGAATGTATGA
- a CDS encoding type II toxin-antitoxin system RelE/ParE family toxin: protein MYEITYLPVAKQDITDIILYISDQLKAPKAVMDLLDAFDHSISLLREFPYAYKLYRPVKALGEEYRMLPVKNYAVFFVVREQEKVVEIHRVI from the coding sequence ATGTATGAAATCACTTACCTTCCGGTTGCAAAACAAGATATAACGGACATTATCCTATATATATCCGACCAGTTGAAAGCGCCGAAGGCAGTGATGGATTTACTGGATGCATTTGATCATTCGATTTCCCTATTAAGGGAATTCCCTTACGCGTACAAGCTTTACCGTCCGGTAAAGGCGTTGGGGGAAGAGTACCGAATGCTGCCTGTGAAAAACTATGCCGTTTTTTTTGTTGTACGCGAGCAAGAGAAAGTCGTTGAAATCCATCGTGTAATTTAA
- a CDS encoding DUF2304 domain-containing protein, with protein MHFDIYTGAVIIGLLFLLVVLRLVRNGNLQERYALLWLFAALVIIVLALGPSLLDRLAGILKIYYPPSLLFFVAIMFCFVLLLHFSVVLSQLSRRVVRLTQEVALLRYELREEKGGEQEDVG; from the coding sequence ATGCATTTTGACATCTACACCGGCGCCGTCATCATCGGCCTTCTCTTCTTGCTGGTGGTACTCAGGCTGGTCCGGAACGGAAATCTGCAGGAGCGCTACGCCCTCCTCTGGCTTTTCGCCGCCCTGGTGATCATCGTGCTCGCACTTGGGCCTTCTCTGCTGGACCGGCTGGCCGGGATCCTGAAGATTTATTACCCCCCTTCGCTCTTATTTTTCGTGGCGATCATGTTCTGCTTTGTCCTCCTGCTTCATTTCTCGGTGGTGCTCTCCCAACTCTCCAGGCGGGTGGTCCGGCTGACCCAGGAGGTCGCCCTGCTGCGTTACGAACTTAGAGAAGAAAAGGGAGGAGAGCAAGAGGATGTTGGATAA
- a CDS encoding glycosyltransferase family 2 protein — protein sequence MKNEECTRGETRVLAIVPAYNEEKTVGEVVQGLKLQGVDVLVVNDGSQDRTGEVAAAAGAAVVDLPFNLGIGGAVQTGYRYAAAYNYDIAVQVDGDGQHDPASLEQLLRPLLAGEADLVLGSRFLGSAGYRVPLLRRLGMIVFTSIISLLYKRLITDTTSGYRAANKELIHLFAQEYPTDYPEVEVLAQLRFLKKRLKEVPVRMLERAHGSSSITLGRSLYYMLKVSLAIFKNIKWRTEKNAF from the coding sequence ATGAAGAACGAGGAGTGCACGCGGGGGGAAACGCGGGTGCTGGCCATCGTCCCGGCCTACAACGAAGAGAAGACGGTGGGGGAAGTGGTGCAGGGGTTGAAACTGCAGGGCGTCGACGTGCTGGTGGTCAACGACGGCTCTCAGGACAGGACGGGGGAGGTGGCCGCTGCAGCGGGAGCTGCGGTCGTCGATCTCCCCTTTAACCTGGGCATCGGAGGGGCGGTCCAAACCGGCTACCGCTACGCCGCAGCCTACAACTACGACATTGCGGTTCAGGTTGACGGAGACGGCCAGCACGATCCCGCCAGCCTGGAGCAGCTCCTCCGGCCGCTGCTCGCCGGCGAGGCAGACCTTGTGCTGGGTTCCCGGTTTCTTGGCAGCGCCGGGTACCGCGTTCCGCTTTTGCGGCGGCTGGGGATGATTGTTTTTACTTCGATCATTTCCCTGCTCTACAAGCGCTTGATTACCGATACCACGAGCGGGTACCGCGCCGCAAACAAAGAATTAATCCACCTCTTCGCTCAGGAATACCCTACCGATTACCCCGAGGTGGAAGTCCTCGCCCAGCTCCGCTTTTTAAAGAAACGACTGAAGGAGGTTCCGGTCCGGATGCTTGAACGCGCCCACGGCTCGTCTTCCATTACCCTGGGGCGCTCTCTCTATTACATGCTCAAGGTATCTCTCGCCATTTTTAAAAACATCAAGTGGAGGACCGAAAAAAATGCATTTTGA